The genomic interval TCCATCATTCGTTTTAAATCATTCAGATGATAATCATTAATTCCCATTAAACGAGTTTCATCAATAACCAACATTCCTAATTCGTCGCAAGCTTTCAATAATTCTGGCGTAGGCGGATGATGCGAACAACGATAAGCATTAGAACCCATTTCTTTCAGCTTTTTAATTCTATAATATTGAATTTCGTCTGGAAGCGCTGTTCCAATTCCAGCGTGATCTTGGTGATTGTTTGTTCCTTTTAGTTTTAAAGGTTTTCCGTTTAGAAAAAAACCATTTTCTGGATCAAACTTTATTGTTCTGATTCCGAAAGATGTTTCATAAATGTCAATGACTTTTCCATTTTGCCTAATTTTAGTTACCAAACGATACAAATTCGGATTATCAACATCCCATAAAAGCGGATTTTTGACGTTTAATTTTGAAATATATTTTGATGTTTTATAAAATTCTGGTGTATTATTTTTTTCAGAATTAGTAGAAATTTGCTTATTCGAAGCATCAAAAATCGTCTGAATAATTTCTAAATCACCTTTAGAATTTCCTTTATTTTCAATAGAAACTTCTGCCGTTATTTCTGCATTGGTTCCTTTAATTTCTGAGGTTATAAAAGTTCCATTTGTCTTAACATAAATCGGATTTGTTTTTTGCAGATATACATGTCTGTAAATTCCAGCGCCTTCGTAAAACCAGCCTTCTTCCATTGAAGCATCAACACGAACAGAAATCGTATTTTCACCGCCATAATTTACATAAGCCGATACATCGTATTCAAAACCATTGTAACCGCTTTGTTCAGTTCCTAAATAAAATCCGTTAAAAAAGACTTTTGAATTTCTAAAAACGCCATCAAATTTTAATGAAATAATTTTCCCTAAATCGCTATTCGGAATCGTTATTTTTTTTCTGTACCAACCAATACTTTTCTCCGGAAAATTTTTACCAGCAGCTTTAAATCCGTGGCTAAAACTGGCGCTTTCGCTAAAAGGCTGTTCTACGGCCCAATCGTGTGGCAAATCTAATTTTCTCCACGCGCGATCGTCAAATCCTGAAGCAGCTGGTCCGTCGCCAAATCCAGTTTTAGTTAAGTATGAAAAATAACCTTCGGCGTGACCGAAATCTTTTTTGGTATCGTATAAATGTCCGAATGAAAACCGCCAATCTTTATCAATTAAAATTAATTCTCTAGCCGATTTATTCTGAGCAGAAATTGGCAATAGCAAAAAGAGAAAAAACAACAAAATTGCTTTTTGAGTAAAAGTGGTTTTCATAGGTTGGTTTGTTAGTAAAATCAAATAACGATAAAAATAAAGCTTTTGAAGAAAAGAAATCGATAGTATTTTATCAAAATATGATAACTCCCTAATATTTAAAGCCGTAAAATGGCATTCAAAATTTAGAATGAATCTAATGGCTTCAAAATCAAAAATGATTTTCTTTTGATGTAACTTTATTTTAAAATCATAAAAAAGCGAAAAAAATTATGAGTACTATTATAAACGAAAATAGACTCCACAGTAAATTTAAAACCCTCGATCATAAGATTAACGAGCTTAACGATCAGAAGATTAATGCTTTTTTTGAATCTTTAGGATTATTAGAACGAAACGATGTTCCGAAGGACTTTTTGAAATGGGAAAACATACTTATTGTTGTTCCAAATCGTCATGTTTCTCACGAACTGAAATACTATAAATACGCAATTTCACGAATTTCATTTTTAACAAATCCTTACGCAGATCAAATTCATATATTTGATTTGAAAGATTGGAAAAGCGCATCGGGAAACAAGACGCAGTTTCAGATTAGAGAAATGCTGAAAACAAGTTTTGGAGGGGTAAAGAAAAATCCAACTGATGGAAATTAATTTGTTTTTCTTTACAAAATGAAGTGGATTACTAGAGAAAGACCTAAAATCGATAGAATTGCCTGTCCGTGGCTAATCAAAAAATTTGTTGACACAGAGGCCGAATTTATTTATGTACCCTTTGATGAAGTTGTAGCAAAAGCGAAGGAATTAGACGCAATTCCGTTTGACATTCCGGATGTTGAGTTTACACATTATAACGAAGAATGCACTTTTGATTACATCATTAAAAAGTATCAAATAAGCGATCCAGCAGTTTTAATTATGGCAAAAATTGTTCGTGGCGCCGACACCGACCGCCACGATCTTGCCAAAGAAGCAGCTGGACTTTGGGCAATTTCAGCTGGACTTTCTCATAATATTACAAACGATACCGAATTGCTCGAAACTGGCCTAAAATTATACGATGCATTGTATAGCTGGGCAAAATATCTACACAAACAAAATCATCTTCAAAATAGCCCATTTGAAAGTTTACTTCACGAAGTTTATAATAAGTTTTTGATTGAAAAAAAATCAAATCAAAAAACGCCTTTATGGGTTAAGGAATTAAAAAATATCATTCAGGATCAAATTGATGCACAGTTTACTTTTGATTTAAAGAAAATTTCAAACGAATTAGAATTGAATCCATCTTATTTATCGAGAGAGTTTTCTAAATATTTTGAAGATTTAAATTTCGGTGAATACGTGCGTAAACTTCGGATAGAAAAAGCAATCAATCTTATTCAAAATACCTCTTATACTTTAACCGAAATAGCTTATATGACGGGCTTTTCAGATCAAAGTCATTTTACCAGAATCTTCAAATTGCAAACAGGAAAAAATCCTTCTTCTTATAGAAAAAACACTTTAAAAAAGTAATCTAGATACAAAAGGTAAATAGTGTTCTATTTCTCAACTTTCATTGTCGATAATTTTGTTTTATTAATTAACAAAAACTACAATGAAATCATTAAAACACTTTTACGCAATTACTTTATTTATTTTAAGTTTCTCTGGATTTTCTCAAACTACATATCCAAAAATTACAGGCTATTTTGGAATTCTTCATCCAATCGCCACTTTTAGCAGTGAACAAACGACCGTAAATTTTAGAGATTATTATGCCGTCGGATTTCCAACTGGCATCAACATTTGGAAAAATCAAAAAATAGGTTTTTCTTTTGAAGTTGTTCCAAATATTAGAGTTCAAGGAGACAGTGATAAAGTGACTAATTTATTATTTCATCCAGGCGTTTTAGTAGCTTTAGGAAATGGTTACACTTTTGCAGGAAGAGCCGCTTTTGAAAGCAGCGGTAGATATGGTTTTACACCTGTCATAAATAAAACTGTACTCAAAAGTGATAATTGCAGTTATTTTGTTGCCGTTCCTTTACCTGTCCGTTTTGGAAATGATCATCCTATTTCTATTACAATCGGTTTTCAATTTGGAATTGCTTTTTAAAATTTTAGTTTCAGGTTTCGCATGTTTCAGGTTTCAAGTTTTGCTTAACGGATTAATCTTTGTCAAAATTTTATCCGCAATCTTTTTTACTCATTTAATTTCAAAGATTCTAATAAAATTTCGTTCTAATTTTTTCCTTTTCCTTTCTTCTTTCCATCTGGAATAGAAAATGACAAGCAGAAGAAACAAACTCACAATTGTAGTTGCTCGCCTGAGACCTCTTCCAAAGAAAAGAAAAAATATATTGATGAATATTAGAAAGACTACTGGAGAAAATTTTGTCCAAAGCAGCTGAAATTTGCTGTTTTCTTCAACAATATAATTCACATTAACCCTATTATCAATATTCTTGTAATTTCCTCTAACAATAAAAATAGTTGGCGATGTCGATGAATTTATAGTTAATCGAAAACTATTATCATCAAAAAGTCCGTAAAAAGGTTTTACTCCGCCAAAAATGGGAAATAGCCTAAAGCGTCTTAGATTCACTTTTAAAGAACCAATTTCTATATTATTCTGCAATCTTAAACGAAAATCTGACAGAGAGAGGTTTGACTCCATTTTATGAATCATCACGGTGCCAACAGACTTTTAATTTTATCTTCCAAAGCTTTTCCATGAATATTTTTTGCTAAAATAATTCCGTTTTTATCCACTAAAAAATTCAACGGAACAGATTGCAATCTATAGTCAGCAACAAAAGGAGATTGCCAGTATTTTAAATCGCTAACATTTATCCAAGGTAATTTTCCCTTTGCAATTGCAGCTGTCCACAATGGCTTTTTAGTATCCATAGAAACTCCATAAATAGATAATTTTTCAGGATAAGCATTGTGCAATTTTACTAATAATGGCTGTTCTTTAATGCAAGGCCCGCACCAAGAAGCCCAAAAATCTACTAAAACCAATGAACCTCGTAATGACGAAAGTGCCACGTTTTCTCCCTTTGTATTTGGAAGATCTATTTCTGGTGCAATATCTCCAACATCAACGCCTACAACTTGTGCTTTTGAATTGGTAACTACACAACATAAAAATGCTGCAATGAGTAAAGTTTTTTTCATAATAGATTAAGTTTTATTTGGATTTGGGGTTGTTTTTTAATCATGTTTTGCCTCAACATTTGTCATTTCTACGAAGAAATGAGAATAAAATCGGTTTCGGTTTGCGAGATTAATTCATAAGCAAATATAATTTTTCTTTACAAATTCTTCCTCATTTCCTCTACTTCATCATAAAATTATCCTAAATATTTTTTACTTAATTGGCATATCGGGAAAAGTCGATATATTTGCATCATGGAAAAGATAGAAATATTTAAAGCCTTATCAAATAAATCCAGATTGCAAATGCTGGAATGGCTAAAAGAGCCTGAAATCAACTTTCCTGATCAATTGCAGCACGCTGGATTTGAACACGGAGTTTGTGTTGGGCAAATTCAGGCTAAAGCTGGTTTGACACAATCTACAGTATCAGAATACCTGTCTATTTTACAACGCGCTGGATTCATAGAAGCCAAACGTGTTGGACAATGGACTTATTATAAACGTAACGAAGGTGCCTTTGAAGCACTCAGTAAATTAATTCAATCTAATTTGTAAAATTACTATGAGTACAAACAACCTTTTTTCTCCGTTTAACTTAAAAACGTTAAACCTGAAAAACAGAATCGTAATGGCGCCAATGACGCGCTCATTTTCTCCAAACGGAGTTCCAACTGACGAAGTAGCCGCTTACTACCAAAAAAGAGCTGAAGGCGAAGTTGGTTTAATATTATCTGAAGGAACTGTAATTGACAGAGCTTCTTCTTCAAATGATGCAAATGTTCCTCATTTTTATGGCGATTTAGCCTTAAAAGGATGGGAAAAAGTAATTAATGAAGTTCACGCTGCTGGCGGAAAAATGGGACCACAAATTTGGCATATGGGAATTATGGATAATCATCATTCTGGATGGGTTCCTCCTGTTCCTTTTGAAGGTCCGTCTGGTTTGAATCGTCCAGATTTTAGAAATGGTATTGCTATGTCTGAAAAAGATATTGAAGATACTATTCTTGCTTTTGGTAAAGCTGCAGCTGATGCTAAAAGATTAGGTTTTGATACTATCGAAATTCATGGTGCACACGGTTATTTAATCGATCAATTCTTTAGAGCTGAAACCAATTTACGTGAAGATATTTACGGAGGAAAAACATTGCCGGAACGTAATCGTTTTGCTATTGAAGTTATAAAAGAAATTAGAAGACAAGTTGGAAATGATTTCGCTGTGATCATGCGTTTTTCTCAATTTAAACCTTCTGATTACAATTATAAACTGGCCAAAAATCCGCAGGAATTAGAAGCTTGGCTTACTCCGCTTGTTGATGCAGGAATTGATATTATACACGCTTCTCAACGCAGATTCTGGGAACCAGAATTTGAAGATTCTGACTTAAACTTTGCAGGTTGGGCTAAAAAAGTTACTGGAGCACCAACTATTACAGTAGGTTCTGTTGGACTTTCTGGCGATTTCTTTGGCGCATTTGCTGGAGAGAGTTCTCAGCCAACTTCTTTGGAAGAATTAAACAGACGTTTCGACAGAGGCGATTTTGATTTAGTTGCTGTTGGAAGACCTCTTTTATCTGATCCGAATTGGGTTGCGAAAATTAAAGCTGGAAAAACTGAGGAGTTAAAAGGTTTTAGTAAAGAAGCTTTAGGCCAATTGGTTTTAGAATAAGTTTTTTTTAAAGGTTCAAAGAGGCAAAGGTTCAGAGGGAAAGAGATTTTCCTTTTGATTGTCTTTATTACTATATTTAAAAAAAGTGGTTGTCTCAAAAAATGAGACAACCACTTTTTTTTATCTATTATTTTGTTCCATCGGAACATCTCGTCGGTAGAAAATAATGTTGTTGCCGGTTTTCACGTTCCGTAGGAACGTTGGGTATCGTTCTAAATGCTCTAGCATTTCATACATTACTACTGAACGTAAAAAATTAAATATTTTAAGAAAGGTTCAAAATGAAAAATGCTTTTTTTGAATACATAATTAAAAATTTTATCTTTGCAGTCATGAAATTCTTGAACAGCATATTACGTCTTCCTTTTTTCAGCACTTATTATTATGCAATAATATCTGCTCGGATAGGCTATGCATATAATTCAACGTATTCACTATTGTAAATTAAATAGATAAATTATATAAACCTTAAAGCCCGGGCATTTTGTCCGGGCTTTTTTATTTTCAAAAAAATGGAAACAATTCAAAAACTTAAAGAAAACACCGCAATCTTTCTTCCTGAAAATGGTTTGGAAGAAAAATTAAATCAGGCGGAAAAAGAAAACAGAAAACTGATTATCAAACTTGGTTTTGATCCAACGGCTCCCGATTTACATTTGGGACATGCCGTTGTATTAAAAAAACTGAAACAGTTTCAGGATTTAGGGCACCAAATTGTAATTATAGTAGGAAGTTTTACAGCTCAAATTGGCGATCCAACTGGAAAAAACAAAAGCAGAAAACCTTTAAATGCAGAAGAGGTTCAACATAATGCGGAAACTTACATTGCACAATTGTCAAAAATTATTGATGTTGATAAAGCACAGATTGTTTTTAATTCTGACTGGCTGGACAAACTTTCTTTTTCCGAAGTGATTCAGATTATGTCTAATGTAACTGTTGCGCAATTAATGCACAGAAATGACTTCAATAAGCGTTTTGCAGAGAATTCTCCGATTGCAATGCACGAATTGGTTTACCCAATTTTACAAGGTTTTGATTCGGTTAAAATTAATGCCGATATCGAAATGGGTGGCACAGATCAGCTTTTTAATTGTACAATGGGAAGGCAATTGCAAGAAAATTTCAAGATGCCTGGACAAATTGTAATATGCATGCCTTTGTTAAAAGGTCTTGATGGAAAGGAAAAAATGAGTAAATCTCTAAATAATATTATCGGCTTAACAGATGAACCTAATGAAATGTTTGGCAAAACGATGTCAATTCCTGATGATCTTATTTTAGAATTTTTAGATCTGACAACCGATTTTTCATTCAAAGAAAAACAAGAAATTAAGAAAAGACTTGAAATCGAAAATCCGATGAACATTAAAAAGTTAATTGCAAAAAACATTATAACGCAATACCATGATGCAATAAGCGCTGAAGATGCAGAGAAATTCTTTATCAATCAATTTCAAAATAAAAATGCAGAGGCAAAATCATTTATGTCGGTTATGATTTCTTCGTTAGGAAATGAATTGAATGAAATTGCATTAATTGATTTGTGTGCTTTAATCAAAAATGACATTACGAAATCGGCAAACAGAAGATTGATTGAAAGTGGCGCCGTTCAGATTAATCACGAAAAAATTATAAATCCGTACGAATTGATTTCATTAAAAAAAGAGACCAAAATTAAAATTGGGAAAAGAAATTTTTATGAATTATTGTAATGAAGGTTCAAAGAGGCAGAGGCTCAAAGGGACAGAGGTTTTCTTTTTGATTCTCTTTATTATTTTTTTTTATGGCTGTCTCAAAAGTGAGGCGACCATTTTTTTAGATATTTCTTTGTTCCGTAGGAACATTTCGTTGGTAGAAAATAATTTTGTTGCCGGGTTTTACGTTCCGTAGGAACGTTTGCTTTCGTGTCTCTAATTCTTTCGTATATCAAACGTTCCTACGGAACGTAAATGTTTTGGTCATTATTTTTTTTCTACCAACGAAACATTCCTACGGAATGATTGTCTAATGCAAAAATTTGTAAACAAAATATAAAAAAGGATAAACAATTAAGTTTATCCTTTTAATGAATATCTACAACTAACAAAATTTAGAAATTCAATGTTTTTATTGAGTTACAAGCTTGCAGAGATACAAAGGGATAAAGTATAAAAAACTTTGCACCTTTGTCACTTTGTTTCTTTGTCTCTTAATTAGATCTTTTTTGAAATTTATTTACAAGCCAATTTCTAACTGGTTCATCATATAACTTTAAGCAGACAAAAGCTAAAATGATGCTTACAATTAAAACTCCAATTCCTTCTAAATATCCATCTGCCATTGAAACTTTATTGTCTACAACCCAAGCTGTAAACCAGTAAATTAAAGGATAATGCGTAATGTAAATCGGATAAGAAATATCTCCTAAAGCTTTGCATATTTTTAAAGAAAGTTCGTTTTTAATTTCTCCTCCCGCGCCAATCGATACAATAAGCGGGAAAATTAAAATAATACAAATCGATTCATATATACCATTTAGCCAAAGGCTATTTTCATCTCCTAATCTTGGAAGCGCTAAAACAATTGTTATCAAAAGGGTACAAATCCAGAAAGCGTTTTTTACATGAATTAGTTTCCCCAAACGACATAACAAAACTCCCGCAAAAAATGGATATAATAAACGTGTAAAACCAACATTGAGCTGTTCTAAATTTAGTGACCAGCCTCCTATTACATCACCTTTTGGTCCAAAAACGGTATAATTGATTAGCAATCCAGCAAATATCAATACAAAAACCGACATTACTTTATTTGAAAATTTACGGAAGATTAAGGCGTATAAGATATTCGCGATATATTCGAAAAAAAGTGACCACGCTGGGCCATTTAACGGATGCATTTCTCCCCAACCTCTAATTTCCAAAGAAGGCGGAATTGGCAATAATGTAAAACCAATTACCATAGTTAGAATTACTTTCCAAACTTCCATTCCTCCAATCATTGGAAATAATATATCTGAAGCTTGAAAATAATAAAAGATCGCACCAATGATCATTCCCATGATTACCATTGGCTGGAGACGAATTAATCGGCGTTTGTAAAATTCCCATTGTGTCATTTTTGCCCAGCGATCGTCATACGCGTAAGCGACAACAAATCCAGATAAAAGGAAAAAGAAATCAACGGCAAGATATCCGTGATTGATAATTTGCTTGAAACGATTTCCGCCAGCAAAAGCTTCAAATATATGAAAAGCAACTACCAAAATAGCTGCAACACCACGCAGACCATCTAGAATTTCGTAGTGTTTTTTAGGTGTAATATCATTCATAATAATGGTGAATTATTAATTGTTAGTGGTTAATTGATAATTGATAATTTACAATTAACAATTATTGATGGTTTTTAAGCCATTCCGCTCTTCTTTGATCTGGCAAATGTTTTACAGAAAAGTTTTCGAATTTAGCTTCAAAGCCTTTTCCGTCTGGAGAAGCAGCCATTAAACCAACCATAACTGGCGTATTATCTTGTAACGGTGCGTTTCTGGTCATGATGTAATTTTTATCATCAAAAGAATAGAATATCTCAACGGCATCTAATCTTCTAACGGCTTTAATCCAGATAAAAGGCGGTACTTTATCTAGAGTTGTTACACTCCAATCGCTTTTATCGTGTGTGACAACGGTGCTAACATTAAATTTTCCGTCAACAAACTCAACACCTGTTTTGATATAGTTTTTTTCGTCAATGCGAATCATTAAACCCATTTGATCAAATCTAGCAATGTAATTTCCTGTCAACTTTACTTTAGCTTCAAATTCACCGCCATAATTTGCGTAGTAGAAAGGCGCGTCATCAACAGTAAATCCGTAATGAGAAATTCTCCAATAATCGCTATTTGCGGTAACATTCATAATTAAAGCATTGTTTTTAATTTCCCATTTTTCAGGTTCATTAAACCATTGCATTTTATTGAGCGTTTGTGCTGAAATATTTTGGCACAATACAAGTCCAATTGTAAAAAATAATAGTCTTTTCATTTTTATTTGATTCTAATTTAGAGAAAGCAAAACGTCTAACATTTTACTTCTAACATCTAACTTTTTTAAGACAAAAGCAAAGCTGCAAATTTTGACACTTGCAGCTTTACAAACCAACCAATTTTTAGAAATAAAAACTTATTTAAGTGAGAATCCCACTTTAGATTTTATATCTGTTGATGAAGCACCAATAATTGCTTCGAAATCACCAGGTTCTGCAACCCAGTCATGTTTTTTATCGTCGAAGAAACTTAAAGCCGTTTTATCAATTGTAAACGTTACTGTTTTTTCTTCTCCAGCTTTAAGAGCTACTTTCTCAAAACCTTTCAATTCTTTTATCGGACGAGGTAATGAAGATTTCGAATCTGTAATGTACAATTGAACCACTTCTGATCCTTCTCTACTTCCAGTATTTTTCACATTAACTGAGAATGTAATTTTATCTCCAGCGTTAATCTGTTTTTTGTCAGCCGTAACTTTTCCGTAAGCAAAAGTTGTGTAGCTCAAACCATATCCAAAAGGAAATAAAGGTTTGATTT from Flavobacterium sp. YJ01 carries:
- a CDS encoding chromate resistance protein ChrB domain-containing protein, whose product is MKWITRERPKIDRIACPWLIKKFVDTEAEFIYVPFDEVVAKAKELDAIPFDIPDVEFTHYNEECTFDYIIKKYQISDPAVLIMAKIVRGADTDRHDLAKEAAGLWAISAGLSHNITNDTELLETGLKLYDALYSWAKYLHKQNHLQNSPFESLLHEVYNKFLIEKKSNQKTPLWVKELKNIIQDQIDAQFTFDLKKISNELELNPSYLSREFSKYFEDLNFGEYVRKLRIEKAINLIQNTSYTLTEIAYMTGFSDQSHFTRIFKLQTGKNPSSYRKNTLKK
- a CDS encoding TlpA disulfide reductase family protein; translation: MKKTLLIAAFLCCVVTNSKAQVVGVDVGDIAPEIDLPNTKGENVALSSLRGSLVLVDFWASWCGPCIKEQPLLVKLHNAYPEKLSIYGVSMDTKKPLWTAAIAKGKLPWINVSDLKYWQSPFVADYRLQSVPLNFLVDKNGIILAKNIHGKALEDKIKSLLAP
- a CDS encoding metalloregulator ArsR/SmtB family transcription factor gives rise to the protein MEKIEIFKALSNKSRLQMLEWLKEPEINFPDQLQHAGFEHGVCVGQIQAKAGLTQSTVSEYLSILQRAGFIEAKRVGQWTYYKRNEGAFEALSKLIQSNL
- a CDS encoding NADH:flavin oxidoreductase, which gives rise to MSTNNLFSPFNLKTLNLKNRIVMAPMTRSFSPNGVPTDEVAAYYQKRAEGEVGLILSEGTVIDRASSSNDANVPHFYGDLALKGWEKVINEVHAAGGKMGPQIWHMGIMDNHHSGWVPPVPFEGPSGLNRPDFRNGIAMSEKDIEDTILAFGKAAADAKRLGFDTIEIHGAHGYLIDQFFRAETNLREDIYGGKTLPERNRFAIEVIKEIRRQVGNDFAVIMRFSQFKPSDYNYKLAKNPQELEAWLTPLVDAGIDIIHASQRRFWEPEFEDSDLNFAGWAKKVTGAPTITVGSVGLSGDFFGAFAGESSQPTSLEELNRRFDRGDFDLVAVGRPLLSDPNWVAKIKAGKTEELKGFSKEALGQLVLE
- the tyrS gene encoding tyrosine--tRNA ligase encodes the protein METIQKLKENTAIFLPENGLEEKLNQAEKENRKLIIKLGFDPTAPDLHLGHAVVLKKLKQFQDLGHQIVIIVGSFTAQIGDPTGKNKSRKPLNAEEVQHNAETYIAQLSKIIDVDKAQIVFNSDWLDKLSFSEVIQIMSNVTVAQLMHRNDFNKRFAENSPIAMHELVYPILQGFDSVKINADIEMGGTDQLFNCTMGRQLQENFKMPGQIVICMPLLKGLDGKEKMSKSLNNIIGLTDEPNEMFGKTMSIPDDLILEFLDLTTDFSFKEKQEIKKRLEIENPMNIKKLIAKNIITQYHDAISAEDAEKFFINQFQNKNAEAKSFMSVMISSLGNELNEIALIDLCALIKNDITKSANRRLIESGAVQINHEKIINPYELISLKKETKIKIGKRNFYELL
- a CDS encoding acyltransferase, whose protein sequence is MNDITPKKHYEILDGLRGVAAILVVAFHIFEAFAGGNRFKQIINHGYLAVDFFFLLSGFVVAYAYDDRWAKMTQWEFYKRRLIRLQPMVIMGMIIGAIFYYFQASDILFPMIGGMEVWKVILTMVIGFTLLPIPPSLEIRGWGEMHPLNGPAWSLFFEYIANILYALIFRKFSNKVMSVFVLIFAGLLINYTVFGPKGDVIGGWSLNLEQLNVGFTRLLYPFFAGVLLCRLGKLIHVKNAFWICTLLITIVLALPRLGDENSLWLNGIYESICIILIFPLIVSIGAGGEIKNELSLKICKALGDISYPIYITHYPLIYWFTAWVVDNKVSMADGYLEGIGVLIVSIILAFVCLKLYDEPVRNWLVNKFQKRSN
- a CDS encoding DUF1349 domain-containing protein, with amino-acid sequence MKRLLFFTIGLVLCQNISAQTLNKMQWFNEPEKWEIKNNALIMNVTANSDYWRISHYGFTVDDAPFYYANYGGEFEAKVKLTGNYIARFDQMGLMIRIDEKNYIKTGVEFVDGKFNVSTVVTHDKSDWSVTTLDKVPPFIWIKAVRRLDAVEIFYSFDDKNYIMTRNAPLQDNTPVMVGLMAASPDGKGFEAKFENFSVKHLPDQRRAEWLKNHQ